TGAAAAAAATAGATGTACCAAAAGGCACATCTCAAGGTTAAATCTGTTAACAATAATCATAACGTACTATAAGATAGTATAACATAACAACAATAAATTTTCAATGTAGTAGGATAAAAAAATAGGTAAAATGTTTTTATGGATTAATGTCAATTTTAATCCAATTTAACTTAACTTACACTCTAAGTCTGTAACCCGCACCCCATACTGTCTCTATATATTGAGGGTCCGAAGGAGAAGATTCTATTTTTTCTCTTATCCTTCTTACATGAACTGTAACGGTAGCGTTGTCTCCAAGAGAATCAAGTCCCCATATGGCCTCAAAGAGATCTTCTCTGCTGAAGACTTTGTTTGGATTTTCTGCCATGTACAAAAGCAGGTCAAATTCTTTTTGAGCTAGAGTCACTTCATTTCCATTTATGAATACCTGTCTTGAATCCTTATCCAGCTCAAGACCTCTTATAACAATCCTATTTGATTTTTCAGGCTTATTAAATTTGTTTTTTATTCTTTCATAGTTGGTTATGTGAGATTTAACCCTGGCCACCAGTTCACTTGGATTAAAGGGTTTTGTTATGTAATCATCTGCACCTAAGGTGAGACCTTTAATTTTATCAATTTCTTCTTTTTTAGCAGAAACTAAAAGTACAGGAATATCTTTTTCCTGCTCTATGCTCCTCAGAATACTGTATCCATCAAGACCTGGAAGCATTAAATCCAGGATTAATAGGTCAAAATCACCATTTTTTAATACGTTTAATCCATCTACACCGTCTTTGCAAATAGAAACTTCAAAATTGTTAAGTTCAAGATAATCCTTCTGAAGTTCTGCTATACTTAAATCATCTTCAATTATTAAAATTTTTCTCATAGTTCGCTCCTCATTACATATTTATATTTATAGTTTATTTCAACTAGACACTGTAACAGTGAGGCCATAATCTATAATAACATCCACTGGATTTTGGATAAATCATTATTATTGAATTCCAGTATCAATTACATTTAAAAGATATTATTAGAGAGTAATTATATTTTAGCAAGAGATATTATTATACTTGTACCTTGGTCTTTATGAGAATTTGCCCATATTTTTCCCTTATGGCCTTCTACAATCTGTTTTGCTATGGCAAGGCCAAGACCACTGCCTTTAGCATTGCTTCTTGCAGAATCTGATCTGTAGAATCTATCAAATATTTTATTTGTATTTTCTTCGTCTATTCCAGAACCATTATCTCTTATTTCTATTATAATACTTAAATTGTTTTCCCTGATAAATATAGTTATTTCACCTCTATCTTTATTCATGTATTTTCTTGAATTATCAAGAATGTTGAGAATAACTCTTCTGAAACGCTCTCTATCTATCAA
This genomic window from Clostridium pasteurianum DSM 525 = ATCC 6013 contains:
- a CDS encoding response regulator transcription factor; the encoded protein is MRKILIIEDDLSIAELQKDYLELNNFEVSICKDGVDGLNVLKNGDFDLLILDLMLPGLDGYSILRSIEQEKDIPVLLVSAKKEEIDKIKGLTLGADDYITKPFNPSELVARVKSHITNYERIKNKFNKPEKSNRIVIRGLELDKDSRQVFINGNEVTLAQKEFDLLLYMAENPNKVFSREDLFEAIWGLDSLGDNATVTVHVRRIREKIESSPSDPQYIETVWGAGYRLRV